The DNA segment TCCCGGTTTGCTCTTCTATCTCTTGATCTGCAAGTGAGAGCTGTACCACCACCTGTGGCCTGCACAAGCTCTCTGCAAACATGGCATCGACCAAGGACAAAGGTAACATTGTAGCTGCACCATATTAAATAGACTTCCAGTCTATTTTTCAGCCGCGGTGTGAGCTGCCCCGTGTGCCCTCATTCCGCGAACAGTGTGTCCCAAAGTTACGCCTGGGACACAATGTTCGCGGAGCAAACCGTGGCGGCACACGGTGCAGCTGAAAAATGGACAGGAAGTCTATTTAATGCAATGCGCTGTGCGTCTCTCTACATTGGTTAACATTGGAGTGAATTGGAAGCGGTGCCACTCCGCATGGCTACGTGTTTACACCATTACAAGCAAGATACTATTACAATTATGGCTACTTGTTAATATCATTCCCAGGGGATCCATGCAGAGCCGGTTCAGGACTTGGTTGTTAGGAAACCAAAGCCATCCGCCAGGAGTGTATGCAAATCAACACTCTATCAAGCATACACAGGTAATGTTAATACTGTAACTAATATCATACTGTTGGCTACCGTATGATATAGAACACTGCAGTGAGCAATTCTCCAGAGACTCTTGACATCAGAATTGAAACCAAAACAGATGTGTGGATAATTTAACACTTACTGTTTTTAATTTTACGTTTTAGGATCCCTCCCTGACCCGCAAGTCTTGTCTCTTGGAAAAGGACTGAAAAGCCTCAGGCCGCAACCACTAATATCATCAGTGCTGCATGGCTTGTCTCAACTCACCATGGTCGACTCCAGGTTCGGACCTGTGCCGCGAGGTTCACCCCTGTCCTACCAGTGTCCTCCTGTGGTCAAACACGGAAATTACGTCCAACACCCAGATGCACCAAAATTCCCTAAACTACCTTTAGAGGGGTCAACATTTTCCACTACCTTTCCGAACTTTGAACCAAACTCCCAACAGTTTCTCCATTTGGACAGCTTAACTGTGACACACGAAGTGgcagctgagagagaggagcagacacGTGAGCAGTCTGAGTGCCCATTATGGCAAGCATTACGTAAACCTAGAGTAACAGCTAGTAGGTTCTATGAGGTTAGCCATGTGAAAGGGCCGTCTTCTGGTCAGACCCTGGCAGGGCGGATACTTAAGGGAGTACGCCAAACTCCCGCCATGAAGAGGGGCCTTGAACGCGAGCCACAAGTGCTGGAACAATATTCAAAACATTTCAATGTAAATGTCTCACGCTGTGGATTTGTTATCCATCCCGACGCTCCTCACCTCGGGGCTAGCCCCGATGCAAGGGTATATGACCCTAGTGCCATTCCGTGTTTTGGGCTTGCTGAAGTTAAATGCCCAGACATCTCTAGCATTTCTGAGGCAGGACATGTAAAAATGGTGAATGGTCAGGCAAAACTGAAGCAGAATCATAAATACCACTGGCAGGTTCAAGGTCAATTGGCTGTAACTGGATTGAGTTGGTGCGATTTTGTAACAGACACTGAGGGAGACTTCACAGTCGAAAGAGTCTGGAGGGAGGATGAAATGATAAAAGACATGAAAAAGAAGGTGGACCTGTACTTCTTTGGTACATATATGAATGTGTATCTACAGCAGAAAGTGAAATTAACTGTATGAATAAAGGATTTTATTAATTCCCTTTTTCTGAGTATTTCGCATTATTTACTACAGTATTACATATTtacattatttacattattacatatttatttacattattttgaATACTTGGATCGGGGGAAACACTACTCAACAGGGATGTAGCCTTTTAAATCAAGTGGTCCCTGGAAGTTGGTCATCACACAACAGACAGTCCACAGCTGGTTGACTGTCCCAGACAAGGttagagggagagtgtgttccCAGATGCGGTATTCCTTGACTCTGCGTATTGCTCTCTCCACGAGGATTCGAAGTCGGGCGATTGCTTGAGTTTTTAGAGCATCCTCTTTGGTGAACTGCGCTGTGGTTAGAGATGAAATAAGTTAATTTCTATCatttgtgtgcacattttaATGATTATCATTTTTGTCTTAATGTGTTAATCTGTTTTAATTTGAAATGTTCATTCCTTTCATGCCTACCTGTCATCTTGAAGGGTGGTATAATCAGCGTTGCCCCACGATCAGCTAGCAGCTTCGTGATGGTGAAACCCTTGTCTGCCATGCAGCCATCTCCTGGCTCCAGTAAGTCGAGCAGTCCACTTCGTTCAGTCAACTGAACGTCAGAGATGGAGCCGGTGAAGAGACTTGATACGAAAGTCACAGCACTACATGGGGCAATCCCAATTAATCCCTTAAAGGTTGTCGTGTTTTTGTACGATGAGAAAACCTCTGACTGGAGAGTGAGGGATGATGGATTCTGGCATCGCACCTCGGTGCAGTCGATGATAACCCGAACATCTGGACAATACTGCACAAATTTGCTTGGCATGGTGTCCTTGACTTGCTGTTTACTCATCCAGATGGGAAGGGTGCCAAGGAGCAGGTAAAGGTAGTTGGCCCACGTTATAACAACACGGGAGACAGTGGACACACTGACCTGAAACATGTCAGCCAGCACCTTCTCTTGCAGGCCTGCAGCAACTCGGCAGCAGAAGAGAAAAAACTCATCAACTAGTTGCAGTCTACGCGTTGGACTGGGAGAAATGGGTGCAACTGTTTGTCCCTTTTTCTGAGCTTTCGACCAATAAACCACCATGGAGGCAGATGGTTGAATAGCCTCCCAGAAGgcacaaaaaacatctcttgATGTGAATCTTGTGTAAAAAAGGATGTCCTTGTCTGATACACCAAATCTGTTAAAATGCACTCGACCCACTTTCAGCTGTGATAGCTCTGTTGTCAGCTCCTTGACTTGGTCTTCCAATTGCTGTATgcgtgcagcagcagcatccagtGCACCTGTATGAGATGTGAGAAAAATGAAAACAGATTGTCTGTGACTTGCATATTGGAAGTAGTTTGGACCTCTAAAGTTACATGAAATAGCATTTTATAGCTCAATATTCACCTTTACGTTTAATCAAGTAAGATATAAAATGCAACGTTTGTACTTGTGATGAAGCTTTTCAAATTGTAGTATTGGTCAAATGCTGGGACATCAATAACACTAAACATTTTGTGCCAGTGTTCTAAGTTGACCTACCTCCTCGGTATGACCTACTAATAACACATTCTGTGCTAAAACCATAGGTAGCACATCCTGATAGACATTTCTTACCTGTGAGGGTGTGCTATCTACGGTTTAAGCAAAATATAATGAGCAGTAGGGCATTCTGATAGACATTTCCTACCTaacagcagtggtggaggaagtactgaaactcagtacttaagtaaaagtacaaataagcagagaaatatttactctaGTAAAAACATGAGTacgtacaaatacgtggaacaTTTACTTAAGTAACGTTacacagtaacgaagtatttgtacatagttacattccaccactgcctAACAGGATGTGCTACCTGTGGTTTAAGCATAGTATGGGGTACTGGTAGGTCATCATGAGGAGGTAGGCCAACATTTCAGAACATCGGCAAACACTAACAAACCTGGTTTAGGAGCAGAGCCGTAATCATGTTCTTTCATCACCACCGAAGCTGCGACCTCCTCCATAGCCTCTTCCTCACATGGCAGGGGGTGCTCCAGAGGAAGGGCAGGGCAAACGTCATGACCTAAGCGAGTTGATGCTCTTTTATAAGCGGACTCCCTTCTTGGCAGTCCCCAGTTGTTCCACTGAAAACGGGAGGGCACAGACCCGATTTTCAGACGCTTGATGCGAACCCGATTGGTAAAGTTAGCCTCGTTAGCTAACGCTAGCCTGATAGCACCTGTAGCGTTAGTGTAGTCTGATTCACTAAAGTGCCGGCTACAAACAAACGTGCTAccttgttttattttaaagttTGGCCCTTCATCCCGGCGAACCGCTTTAATCCACTTCTTCCTTAGACTCAATTCAGTCGGGAATCCATGGAAACTTAAGTAGGGTTGGCGTTGTTTGTTCGATGTACAAAGTGGAACAGAGCAATGACATCTAGCCTTCGTTTCAGCCATTGTTGAACTGCGCCGGAAGTGGACGTGTACAAAATTTAAAAATCCCGCCCGTGAAACCCGGAAGCGTGATAATCCCCTATTGCTGATTGAAGTTACATGATGTTATGTGCCCTTCTGACAATAGCAGGTTAATGAAATatcaaaacaccacacacacacaggcaaatcgGGGAATAGTTATTTAATTGATGTTCAATAAGCTAGGCAAGAAACAAATACAGTTATGTTGTCAAAGTGCACCTACGAAAATAGATAATCATTTAAAAACTCACGGACACATAAATAATTATTTCTGATTCGCATGAGGAAAATGGCGCTGTTGCCAGGAGTGCCTAACCAGGCTAGAGATCTCCATGCGGGTGGAATGGCGGCGACTGGAGGAAAGGAGCGTAGACGTTTGTCTGGTGAGCGTGAGCTACAGGCGGTTGGCAACAACTGGACTGTGAATGGTCAGAGGTCAGGAAATGACGGATCAGGAAGTGAGGATGGGGAGATGGATGTTGGACGCGGGAGTTTGGATGAGTGGAAAGTAATCAATAGGAAACGGAAAACTAAAGATAGAGACGAATCAGATTATAGTGACattgataaagaaataaaaacggTAAAAAGGAGTGAAGATGAGTTCAAGGTGTTTATCAAATTGTTACAAGAGGGGACTACTTTTAACGAGTGGAGTCCAATCCAACTAACCAAAAGTCTGCATAAAGACATTGGGGGAGGTAAGGAGCGCTAAACAATTGAGGAATGGTTCTTTACTGGTAATATGTAAAAGTGATGAACAACAACAGAAAGCAATAAagacaaataaactaaatggACAGCGAAAGTGAAGTGTTCAATGGCATATGACAAAAACTTTGTTAGGGGTGTGATCTCTGGGATTCCTCTAAGTGAGTCAGTGGATTCAGTGAAAGAAGGAATACAAAATGTTAAAGTAAGGGAAGCAAAGCGACTTAAAACAAGAAGGAATGGAATTATATGTGACAGTCTATCAGTACTGTTAACTTTTGACGAAGCTAAACTCCCAGGAAAAGTCTTGATTGGTTACATGAGCTATGATGTTAAGGTTTacattcctccaccactgcggtgttttaaatgtcaaagaTATGGGCATGTAGCGGCGATATGCAAGGGCAAACAAAGATGTAGCAAATGTAGTGGTGAACATGAATATGGAAAGTGTGAAGAAGGGgcaaaactaaaatgttgcaACTGTGGAGGAGAACATAGTGCAGCATATGGAGGTTGTGAGGCTAACAAAAGAATGCAGGAGGTACAGCGAATTAAAGTAGTCCAAGGGGTTTCCTATGCAGAGGCAACTAAGAAAGTCCCAAGAGGTGTAGGTGTACCGGTAGAAACAATAAAGGATGGGACTAAAGATGTAAAGGAATGTGTAAAAAGTGTGATCAACTAAAAGAAGATCGTTGATTGTGAGTAAAAGGTGATTTTGTGCTCTTCATGGCTGAGATAATCAATTGCTCAGCACAGACCACTAGTAGAACTgaaagaattaaaataattgTAAAGTCAGCTGAAAAATACCTGGATGCAAAGGGAATGCCTTGGGAAAGAGTAAGAGATATTCTTAATGATGAAACACAACAATCACAGTCATGGAGTGGTCCTGTATAATGGTTTTAATTATACTTCAGTGGAATGCTAGGAGTTTAATTGCAAACGGCCAAGAattcaaaaaatatgttgaAAATTTACAAGAGAAACCTAATATTATTTGTATACAAGAAACCTGGCTAGTGCCTAGGTTGGATTTTTGTAATAAAGGGGTATGACTCTATAAGAAGGGATAGGGAAATAGGTAAAGGAGGAGGAGTTgtaattttttttacaaagggACTTCAGTATAGAGAGGTAAAAGGGGGAATGACTTGGAATACATTGCTACAGAAGTATGGACAAATGAAGATAATGTGACAATTATAAACTTTTATAACCCATGTAGACAAGTGGAGATAAGGCAACTGGAGGATATTTGGAAGGATTTGACAGGGAGAATTATCTGGTGTGGGGATTTTAATGCACATAGTACAttatggggagagagggatgatgggAATGGAAATGTAGTCAGAAGAATTTATGGAAGAGAAAGAGTTAGTATGTTTGAATGATGGATCTGGGACTAGAATAGATGTGGCAAAGGGGTACAGAGTCAGCAATAGATCTAACTATTGTCACAAAACCATTGCAGATAGATGTGACTGGGAGGTAGTGAGGGAAAGCACAGTAGGAAGTGATCATTATCCTATTAGAATTCAGATAGGAGTGGAATTAAGAAATGAACATTacataagagaagagagatggatttTAGGAAAAGCAGATTGGGGTAAGTATAGAGAAGTAAGTGATGAATTGTTACTATCTATTGATAAAAATCAGGATATTGAGAAATTGTGTAATGAAATTGGCAGTGgaataattgttgcagcaggagTATCAATCCCAAAAACTAAGCCTAAGACGTTAACTAAAAATAGTGCCATGGTGGTCTACAGAATGTAAGGAAGCAATTAAAGGTAGAAATAGAGCGTTTAAAGAgttaaaaaaagaacacataattTTCAGAATTTAGTTCAATATAAAAGATCTCAGGCAATAGTTAGGAAAACAATAAGACAAGCTAAAAAAGATCATTGGAAAAAGTTCTGTGACTCTATTGGTCGAACTACTCCAGTGGAGAGAGTTTGgaatatgattaaaaaaatgaaagggAATGGAAGGGAATATGGATACCCAGTGTTGGTTGAGGGGCAAAGAACGATCACCAATAATAAGAAAAAACCGAGGTTATGGCTAAAACATTAGCCAAGGTGCACAGCTCAGGGAATTTAAatcaagaagaaaaaagaggtaGAGAAGTTACAATTGAAAAATATCGCAATGTGTTTGACATTGAGGATAGAAAAAGAAGGGGTATTGGATGTGTTATTTCTGAAATCTGAACTCAATAAGGCATTAAGTAAATTAGGTAAGTCATCTCCAGGGATGGATAAAATCTGCTATTCCATGTTGGAGAACTTAAGTGATAAGGGGAAGGAAGTTTTGTTAAGTCTATATATTAAAGTATGGATAGATGGCTGTATTCCTATAACATGGAAGGAGTCTATAATTATTCCTATTAGGAAACCTGGGAAAGATCCTAAAATAGCAATTAACTATAGACCTATTGCATTAACATTCCAGATGGGAAAAACTATGGAAAGGATGATTAATGACAGGCTAACATATTGGGTTGAAACGAAAAGATTAATGAGTCATTATCAAAGTGGATTCAGGAAAGGTAGAGGCACCATGGATCCCATTGTATGCCTTGAAGATACAATAAGGAAGGCTCAAGTGAACAAAGAAAATgtagtggcagtgttttttgaCATTGAGAAGGCATATGATATGTTGTGGAAAGAAGGTATACTGATAAAGGTTAAAATATTGGGAATAAAGGGACGGATGTTCCAATGGATTAAAGGGTTTTTGTCTAATAGAACaattcaaattaaaataaatggagaATTAAGTGAGCAATACAGTGTGGAAAATGGTGTCCCACAAGGAAGTATTGTTAGTCCACTATTATTTTCaataatgattgatgatatttTTAAAGACATACAAAATTCAGTTGGGGTGGCATTGTTTGCAGATGATGGAGCAATgtggaaaaaaggaagaaatataGATTTTGTGGTGGGTAAGATGCAACAGGCAGTGAACAGAGTCCAAGAATGGGCCCTTCAATGGGGGTTTAGGATCTCAATAGATAAAACAAAGACTTTATTCTTCTCtaggaagaaaataaatgaagatGTTAAAATCAAATTATCTGGGGCAGATTTAGAAAGAGTGGAATTCTTCAAATATTTAGGAATGTGGTTTGACAAACGATTAACTTGGACAAtgcatataaaaaaaatattgagaaatgCAAGAAAGTGTTGAATGTGATGAGGTGTCTGCGTGGAGTTGAATGGGGAGCAAGTAGACCTGCTTTAAAAGCCATTTATACAGGGCTGATGAGATCTGTATTTGACTATGGGTGTGTAGTGTATGGGTCTGCTGCTAAAACATCACTTAAGAAACTAGATGTAATTCAGAACCAAGGTTTGAAGCTATGCTGTGGGGCAATTAAGACCACGCCAGTGGCAGCAGGTCCAggtagagatgggagagatgccTCTCTATCTTAGAAGAGACCAGCTGTCTCTTGTGTATTGGACAAATCTAAGGGGTCATAGTGAAAAACACATGAGTCAATCAGTCTTATggcagtgtcagagagagagagttaccttATTAAAAGTTTTGGTTggacaataaaacaaaaggtaatAAATATGGGAATCAGTGCTCTTGAAATAAGCCCTACAGTGGCATATCCTGTTGTTCCTCCTTGGCTGATGTCAGAGGTTCCAGTAGACTTGGGCTTATTagaggaaaagaaggatgtTGAAGTGGATCATTACAGGGTCCAGAGTTACATTGCGAAAGCAAATATAAAGAAGCAGTCATTTTATATACTGATGCATCTAAGCAGACTGATAAGAAAATGGGAGTTGCTTATGTTATCCCTCAATTAAACATTGAATCTGGAAAGAGAATCAATGATGATTTAGCTGTATACACAGCAGAAATTATAGGAATATGGATGGCCTTATTGTGGGTAGAGAGCAATAGACCTAAGCAAGCTGTGATTGCGTCAGACTCTAGCTCAGCTTTAATAAGCCTTAAACGTTGTCACTCTGAGTCTAGACAGGACATAGTATATGAAGTAATGCAATTAGCCAACAATCTGCTTAAGTCTGGTATTAGTACTACATTTATATGGGTACCAGCTCATATAGGTGTAGGAGGTAATGAATTAGCAGATAAATGTGCAAAAGAAAGCAGCAGGGAAGTCTGATATAGAGTTGAATATTAAATACAGCAAAGCTGAAGTCAAAAGTATAATCAAagctaaaataaatgaaaaatggcaATTTGTATGGGATAACAGAACAGTCTGGAAGACACCTGCATAGTATTCaaggaaaggtggggaggagcaGGAATACATGCAGAAGCAAGCAAGAAGAAGATGTGGTGTCCAGAATGAGGCTAGGACATACAGGATTAAACAGAACATTAGTTACCATGAAAAAGCATGTTGATGGAATGTGTGAATATTGTAATAGTCAAGAGACCATAGAGCATGTAATTATGTTTTGTCCTGAGTACCATCAAGCCAGACAAAGATTTATCTCACAACTTGGTGAAATCCAGATGACATTAAATTTGAATGATATACTGCAAAGAGAATCAGGTGaaatttgtttttccttttgttttctttttttgaaggTAACTGGGTTATTTAAAAGAATTTAGGAAAGTGTAGGATGACCATTTGATCCACACTCCAGTCCAGatggtggcggtaatgcaccaaAAAGCTGGTTGCCAACCGCCatataaaaaagaagaagaagaagaagaagaagaagaagaagaattatTTCTGTCTAGCATTTCATCTTAGCGGCTGATGCCGACTAGTGGCCAAAACAGCTCAAaccctttcttttactgtctatgatcaAACCGCACGTCTTCTTAAGTTTGTCCTACGTTCTTAACTGTAGTTCATGTTGCTATGACAATTCCATACTGGCTTGGGCAAGAACAGGGAGCTAACAGTTAtcgtatcgtaacacccccaattatcaccacttttgttcagaaattctaaaacaacgatgttttttaacacttcagaataacatttgctaaattaacctgacatttttcagtagccataggtgtgtagatttgaacaaaatctggtttgtttgttaacgggagcatttactgcctgaaatatccgattttgtttagcacgctcggagttatagtgctggcctgatgggtcgcctatttacaccgtttcaacggcacatgaacggttagaccgagaattctcgtcgtgaaattaaaattccactggagctccaagcggttgtgtacacgcagccttacaacactgtctttgagtcacggtaaaatgtcatttttggtacatagctaatttagatacacctatggtgtgggtggttgtgtttctttaggagtctgctgtcttggtttgtatagaaattgatattaagtgacgcatacacgcaagacggtggaaatacgggaccgacggtaatagggggagttccgatacctCAGCTAGAAAACCTTCTGGTCTAATAAGGCAGTTGCTAATGCGcgataggcctacttcagttttAGCGTGAGCATAATTTCATTACGGCGAATTGTAACCTTACTCTCCATCTCAGGTAAATGACGCTAGTgtttacgttaacgttagtctaaTTGACAGCAAAACTTCCGAAGATAgctctaacgttaacgttaccgcTAGCTATCACTGACGTAACAGGATGGGAACTGTTAGCTGCTATTGTATTTATCGCTAGAAAACTGTTTTCATTACGCAGTTCCCTTGCGctgacgttaacgttaactttactgtgtgtgtgttgaactggCCATTGCACTGCATGCATCCATCCACCGTCCACGTTGTTGCCATTGGTTTACGTTAACGTTTAAAGTTACCGCTAACCTTAACGTCATTCTAACTAACTAGCATTATTAAGTAAGTTTGCTGTCGCTAACTGTTATCAGCTGGTAGAATAACTTGCAAGTTGCTTAGTTAAGATAACGTTGTTCCTGCAGTTAAAAAATGGACAAGATAGGATAGCATCACCATCACTCACTGACTGCGTTTCTCTGCCAGACACTGGGAACCGTAATGGTAGAGAAATGACGCCCATTACCTTGAGACTTGAAGAGTTTTGGGGTAAATTTAGCTAAATGATGGTGAGTCGTTTTACATGACATCTTCGTTGTGTGTTCACTTTGTTTTTTCTCCCCTGTGttcatcatatcatatcatatcctatcctatcctatcctcgttaaaggaaaattccggtttttagcactttaaggcccttttctggtttgttttggatgaactagagtggtggacaccgaaattttgacgattggtcctgtctcaacttttctgactagttttgaatcgcctttgacttctcagggtggctggcaatgggctcatactgtagtaggctacttaaacatgtcctaaaacaacccttaacgttcgttttcaaaactgtgcaactcactgagtggttagtgaggttcgttgatgttccaaaacaagtagcgtagcgaaatacagtttctgtcgtcttttatttggcattttgtaaaatcccattgatttctgttggaaaactcattgcacgttgatattactgcaccACCGGAAAGGGGGGCTGTTTACGTTTGGTTGTAGTCTTTTCGCTCGTCTCAGAAGGCTAGCTAGCGTGAGCAGAGGATttaaatcatacattgcgccgatatatttgtttttaataatcaacgaacaccattaaccactcagtgagttgcagttttgaaaacgaacgttaagggttgttttaggacatgtttgagtagcctactacagtatgcccattgccagccaccctgagaagtcaaaggcgattcaaaacgagtcagaaaagtcgagacaggaccaatcgtcaaaatttcggtgtccaccaccctagttcatccaaaacaaaccagaaaagggccttaaagtgctaaaaaccggaattttcctttaatgttAGTGTAAACGTCACACTTCCAATCTGAGGATAGTTTATTCTGTGGAGTTGTCTGTGGAGATTccatcttaaagcaacaccaaaaagtttttgtaccttaaaataatgtttccaaaatcgtttcagtggttcatcaacttgtaacagggtgaacggcacttctgcattcgctttgtggccctctatcggctataaccgcactatgtaagtttgccagatcgggtagcggatctgtagttcgatggaatgagacataagaaactacaaatttgacttgcatctgatgtcgcaatacatcgtactttcataaatcgtgcaacatattctaccttgtctgtggacatcgttatttgcaaagccggtgctggataaacaaattgcgtgcgtgcgacagagggaaagttctttggtgttgctttaaaggagaattccggtgtgatattgacctaaagtgtgttgaaacatgataccgagtgtgaatgtatgtctcatagctcacctcggcttgtcccctgcactaatctggcgctagttagtagagcccgaccgatttaTCAGCGGGCCgatattaggcattttccaaactatcggtatcggcatttataatggccgataaatgaatattttaaaaataaaataaaaacggacgaaacacccttcaaccatgtcatgagtgttggcgttgtatattttgtccaccagagggcactctACACCCTCCCTGCTGGCAACACTCGTGTATAACGTGCCACACATCCTGCAACCTGCTGATCCAGCCACAGTCGGGCAGAGAGAACCAGTTATCCGCGAGTGAGATCATCAGTGAAGTGTGTTCATGGTGATTTGGTCACGAGATATACATTGCTTgaaataacaattaaaagaacatccccatcagttctcttaactcaaataagcatgacaaaaatgcattgaaaacaatgtccagttttgctgctgttaaataagcgagagtgaagcggaattagctagtaattacgttacgttgttacagtgtagttgactgtctgtctttttaacttttgacaatgtgactgaagatgtctttctttaatagcgtgacagttatagcagtgagccgtatcatctctccccggcctgttattttgaaagcgtaTGTTTTACCATTTGCAGTATGACCgttatccattgcta comes from the Alosa alosa isolate M-15738 ecotype Scorff River chromosome 22, AALO_Geno_1.1, whole genome shotgun sequence genome and includes:
- the LOC125287529 gene encoding uncharacterized protein LOC125287529 isoform X2, producing MQLYSRQGSLQSSSGLVVPECPLQHVAVRAVPPPVACTSSLQTWHRPRTKGIHAEPVQDLVVRKPKPSARSVCKSTLYQAYTGSLPDPQVLSLGKGLKSLRPQPLISSVLHGLSQLTMVDSRFGPVPRGSPLSYQCPPVVKHGNYVQHPDAPKFPKLPLEGSTFSTTFPNFEPNSQQFLHLDSLTVTHEVAAEREEQTREQSECPLWQALRKPRVTASRFYEVSHVKGPSSGQTLAGRILKGVRQTPAMKRGLEREPQVLEQYSKHFNVNVSRCGFVIHPDAPHLGASPDARVYDPSAIPCFGLAEVKCPDISSISEAGHVKMVNGQAKLKQNHKYHWQVQGQLAVTGLSWCDFVTDTEGDFTVERVWREDEMIKDMKKKVDLYFFGTYMNVYLQQKVKLTV
- the LOC125287529 gene encoding uncharacterized protein LOC125287529 isoform X1, with protein sequence MMDERKFTYTASLVNLPKITFSDVHRLTEQHSITARSKVDKGYSFFFENFIYDYEVSNIIDREVAVRSRCYRSMKKREQPHYLKIVFQADAAEFQETSCSCTAGKVLCNHLVALLFQSAHYSMLQVRAVPPPVACTSSLQTWHRPRTKGIHAEPVQDLVVRKPKPSARSVCKSTLYQAYTGSLPDPQVLSLGKGLKSLRPQPLISSVLHGLSQLTMVDSRFGPVPRGSPLSYQCPPVVKHGNYVQHPDAPKFPKLPLEGSTFSTTFPNFEPNSQQFLHLDSLTVTHEVAAEREEQTREQSECPLWQALRKPRVTASRFYEVSHVKGPSSGQTLAGRILKGVRQTPAMKRGLEREPQVLEQYSKHFNVNVSRCGFVIHPDAPHLGASPDARVYDPSAIPCFGLAEVKCPDISSISEAGHVKMVNGQAKLKQNHKYHWQVQGQLAVTGLSWCDFVTDTEGDFTVERVWREDEMIKDMKKKVDLYFFGTYMNVYLQQKVKLTV
- the LOC125287528 gene encoding uncharacterized protein LOC125287528 isoform X2: MVVYWSKAQKKGQTVAPISPSPTRRLQLVDEFFLFCCRVAAGLQEKVLADMFQVSVSTVSRVVITWANYLYLLLGTLPIWMSKQQVKDTMPSKFVQYCPDVRVIIDCTEVRCQNPSSLTLQSEVFSSYKNTTTFKGLIGIAPCSAVTFVSSLFTGSISDVQLTERSGLLDLLEPGDGCMADKGFTITKLLADRGATLIIPPFKMTAQFTKEDALKTQAIARLRILVERAIRRVKEYRIWEHTLPLTLSGTVNQLWTVCCVMTNFQGPLDLKGYIPVE
- the LOC125287528 gene encoding uncharacterized protein LOC125287528 isoform X1 encodes the protein MAETKARCHCSVPLCTSNKQRQPYLSFHGFPTELSLRKKWIKAVRRDEGPNFKIKQGSTFVCSRHFSESDYTNATGAIRLALANEANFTNRVRIKRLKIGSVPSRFQWNNWGLPRRESAYKRASTRLGHDVCPALPLEHPLPCEEEAMEEVAASVVMKEHDYGSAPKPGALDAAAARIQQLEDQVKELTTELSQLKVGRVHFNRFGVSDKDILFYTRFTSRDVFCAFWEAIQPSASMVVYWSKAQKKGQTVAPISPSPTRRLQLVDEFFLFCCRVAAGLQEKVLADMFQVSVSTVSRVVITWANYLYLLLGTLPIWMSKQQVKDTMPSKFVQYCPDVRVIIDCTEVRCQNPSSLTLQSEVFSSYKNTTTFKGLIGIAPCSAVTFVSSLFTGSISDVQLTERSGLLDLLEPGDGCMADKGFTITKLLADRGATLIIPPFKMTAQFTKEDALKTQAIARLRILVERAIRRVKEYRIWEHTLPLTLSGTVNQLWTVCCVMTNFQGPLDLKGYIPVE